One stretch of Ooceraea biroi isolate clonal line C1 chromosome 4, Obir_v5.4, whole genome shotgun sequence DNA includes these proteins:
- the LOC105283802 gene encoding protein arginine methyltransferase NDUFAF7, mitochondrial isoform X1, which translates to MIGVSRFSEIFRKGVYTFYAMNRNGRQQYKHRIFVRRLCTLDYLDKNKSTLYRQLYAKILACGPITVADYMKEVLTHPTAGYYTTKDILGQKGDFTTSPEISQLFGEIIAIWIINEWRKISKESIQLVELGPGRGTLMNDILRVFKKLNLSNKISVHLVEISPVLSAIQAKKLCAESNDNNSDSFKDEENAFYRRGITKDGVKAYWYYSVYDVPRKFSIFVAHEFFDALPIHKFQKTDKGWREVLIDIIQDTKEERFQYVLSRMPTPACKVYLSPREKRDHVEISPQCSVMMDHLSQFLYECGGFALVIDYGHEREKTDTFRAFCQHKLHDPLLKPGTADLTADVDFLSMKEVAEKDDRLITFGPVTQRTFLQNTGIDLRLKIILQNATDTQKQHIQSGYHMITDKDKMGDCFKVLSLFPFILKDHLKKWPVAGFEDETEAK; encoded by the exons ATGATCGGAGTGTCAcgtttttcagaaatttttcgaaaagGTGTTTACACCTTTTATGCAATGAACAGAAATGGAAGGCAACAGTACAAACACAGAATTTTCGTCAGAAGATTATGCACATTGGACTATTTGGACAAAAACAAATCGACTTTGTATCGGCAATtgtatgcaaaaatattgGCATGTGGACCGATCACAGTCGCTGATTACATGAAGGAGGTTTTAACTCATCCTACTGCAGGTTATTATACTACTAAGGATATCCTCGGACAGAAAGGTGATTTCACAACTTCTCCAGAAATCAGCCAGCTGTTTGGAGaa ATTATAGCAATCTGGATAATCAATGAGTGGAGGAAAATTAGCAAAGAATCTATCCAACTTGTGGAATTAGGTCCAGGAAGAGGTACTTTGATGAATGACATCTTACGG gtatttaaaaagttaaatctttcgaataaaatatcaGTTCATCTAGTTGAAATTAGTCCTGTTTTGTCTGCAATTCAAGCAAAGAAATTATGTGCAGaaagtaatgataataattcagACAGTTTCAAAGATGAggaaaatgcattttacaGAAGAGGTATTACAAAAGATGGAGTAAAAGCGTATTGGTATTATTCTGTTTATGATGTTCCTAGGAAATTCAGTATATTTGTTGCACATGAATTTTTTGATGCTCTACCAATACACAAGTTTCAG aaaactGATAAAGGTTGGAGGGAAGTTTTAATAGACATAATACAAGatacaaaagaagaaaggtTTCAATATGTCCTTTCGCGAATGCCAACACCTGCTTGTAAAGTATATCTGTCG CCCCGTGAGAAAAGGGATCATGTCGAGATAAGTCCACAATGTTCCGTAATGATGGACCATCTGTCacaatttttatacgaatgtGGAGGATTTGCTCTAGTCATCGATTACGgtcacgagagagaaaagactGACACGTTTCGTGCATTCTGCCAACATAAATTACACGATCCCTTGTTAAAGCCTGGAACTGCAGACTTGACTGCTGACGTTGACTTTTTATCAATGAAAGAGGTTGCAGAAAAAGACGACAGATTAATCACATTTGGTCCAGTGacacaaagaacatttttacaaaatactgGTATTGATTTACggttgaaaattattttgcaaaatgccACTGACACTCAGAAGCAACATATTCAATCAGGCTATCACATGATAACTGATAAGGATAAAATGGGAGATTGTTTCAAAGTGTTATcactttttccttttatattgaAGGACCATTTAAAAAAGTGGCCAGTAGCAGGATTTGAAGACGAAACTGAAGCTAAATAA
- the LOC105283801 gene encoding rRNA 2'-O-methyltransferase fibrillarin, whose protein sequence is MGKPAFSPGGGRGGGGGGGGGRGGRGGRGGRGGRDSFGARGGGRGGGGGGRNSRGGRGGGGGGGGFKGGKNVIIEPHRHEGVFIARGKEDALVTLSMVPGIDVYGEKRINVESANPNNPGEKIEYRVWNPFRSKLAAAILGGVDQIYMPHGSKVLYLGAASGTTVSHVADIVGPEGTVYAVEFSPRSGRELIDVAKKRTNIIPIVEDARHPYKYRMLVGMVDTLFSDVAQPDQARIVSLNAETFLKDGGHFVVSIKASCIDSLAQPEMVFASEVKKLIADNLKPQEQITLEPYERDHAVVVGTYRPPPKC, encoded by the exons CATTTTCGCCAGGTGGAggtagaggaggaggaggaggaggtggcgGAGGCCGTGGTGGCCGTGGTGGACGTGGTGGTCGTGGAGGCAGAGACAGTTTTGGCGCTAGAGGTGGCGGAagaggtggtggtggtggaggACGAAATAgtcgaggaggaagaggaggcggtggtggcggcggcggctttAAAGGAggcaaaaatgtaataatagagCCACATCGTCATGAAGGAGTATTTATAGCTAGAGGAAAAGAGGATGCGTTAGTGACTTTAAGTATGGTACCTGGGATAGATGTATATGGAGAAAAGAGAATCAATGTTGag TCTGCCAATCCCAACAATCCGGGCGAAAAAATCGAATACAGAGTATGGAATCCATTCAGATCCAAATTAGCTGCTGCTATTCTTGGCGGAGTTGATCAAATTTACATGCCTCATGGCAGTAAAGTATTATATCTGGGTGCTGCATCAGGGACTACAGTGTCCCATGTTGCCGATATAGTTGGTCCA GAGGGGACTGTATACGCAGTGGAATTCTCGCCTAGATCTGGCAGAGAACTTATAGATGTCGCTAAAAAAAGGACCAATATCATTCCTATAGTTGAAGACGCAAGACATCCTTACAAGTATCGAATGCTCGTAGGAATGGTAGACACTTTGTTCTCAGATGTCGCGCAACCAGATCAAGCTAGAATTGTCTCATTGAACGCGGAAACTTTTCTTAAAGACGGTGGACATTTTGTGGTTTCTATTAAG GCGAGTTGCATAGATTCGCTTGCACAGCCAGAAATGGTATTTGCGTCGGAAGTGAAGAAACTTATTGCCGACAACCTAAAGCCGCAAGAGCAAATCACACTTGAACCATACGAAAGAGACCACGCTGTTGTAGTTGGAACGTACAGACCACCACCGAAATGTTAA
- the LOC105283802 gene encoding protein arginine methyltransferase NDUFAF7 homolog, mitochondrial isoform X2 → MEGNSTNTEFSSEDYAHWTIWTKTNRLCIGNCYYTTKDILGQKGDFTTSPEISQLFGEIIAIWIINEWRKISKESIQLVELGPGRGTLMNDILRVFKKLNLSNKISVHLVEISPVLSAIQAKKLCAESNDNNSDSFKDEENAFYRRGITKDGVKAYWYYSVYDVPRKFSIFVAHEFFDALPIHKFQKTDKGWREVLIDIIQDTKEERFQYVLSRMPTPACKVYLSPREKRDHVEISPQCSVMMDHLSQFLYECGGFALVIDYGHEREKTDTFRAFCQHKLHDPLLKPGTADLTADVDFLSMKEVAEKDDRLITFGPVTQRTFLQNTGIDLRLKIILQNATDTQKQHIQSGYHMITDKDKMGDCFKVLSLFPFILKDHLKKWPVAGFEDETEAK, encoded by the exons ATGGAAGGCAACAGTACAAACACAGAATTTTCGTCAGAAGATTATGCACATTGGACTATTTGGACAAAAACAAATCGACTTTGTATCGGCAATt GTTATTATACTACTAAGGATATCCTCGGACAGAAAGGTGATTTCACAACTTCTCCAGAAATCAGCCAGCTGTTTGGAGaa ATTATAGCAATCTGGATAATCAATGAGTGGAGGAAAATTAGCAAAGAATCTATCCAACTTGTGGAATTAGGTCCAGGAAGAGGTACTTTGATGAATGACATCTTACGG gtatttaaaaagttaaatctttcgaataaaatatcaGTTCATCTAGTTGAAATTAGTCCTGTTTTGTCTGCAATTCAAGCAAAGAAATTATGTGCAGaaagtaatgataataattcagACAGTTTCAAAGATGAggaaaatgcattttacaGAAGAGGTATTACAAAAGATGGAGTAAAAGCGTATTGGTATTATTCTGTTTATGATGTTCCTAGGAAATTCAGTATATTTGTTGCACATGAATTTTTTGATGCTCTACCAATACACAAGTTTCAG aaaactGATAAAGGTTGGAGGGAAGTTTTAATAGACATAATACAAGatacaaaagaagaaaggtTTCAATATGTCCTTTCGCGAATGCCAACACCTGCTTGTAAAGTATATCTGTCG CCCCGTGAGAAAAGGGATCATGTCGAGATAAGTCCACAATGTTCCGTAATGATGGACCATCTGTCacaatttttatacgaatgtGGAGGATTTGCTCTAGTCATCGATTACGgtcacgagagagaaaagactGACACGTTTCGTGCATTCTGCCAACATAAATTACACGATCCCTTGTTAAAGCCTGGAACTGCAGACTTGACTGCTGACGTTGACTTTTTATCAATGAAAGAGGTTGCAGAAAAAGACGACAGATTAATCACATTTGGTCCAGTGacacaaagaacatttttacaaaatactgGTATTGATTTACggttgaaaattattttgcaaaatgccACTGACACTCAGAAGCAACATATTCAATCAGGCTATCACATGATAACTGATAAGGATAAAATGGGAGATTGTTTCAAAGTGTTATcactttttccttttatattgaAGGACCATTTAAAAAAGTGGCCAGTAGCAGGATTTGAAGACGAAACTGAAGCTAAATAA